Proteins encoded together in one Rhea pennata isolate bPtePen1 chromosome 27, bPtePen1.pri, whole genome shotgun sequence window:
- the LMNB2 gene encoding lamin-B2 isoform X3 — protein MSGTPSRGTPGGTPLSPTRISRLQEKEELRQLNDRLAVYIDRVRALELENDRLLLKISEKEEVTTREVSGIKSLYESELADARRVLDETAKERARLQIEIGKLRAELEELNKSYKKKDADFSVAQGRIKDLEVLFHRSEAELNTVLNEKRTLEAEVADLRAQLAKAEDGHAVAKKQLEKETLMRVDLENRCQSLQEDLDFRKNVFEEEIRETRKRHEHRLVEVDTSRQQEYESKMAQALEDLRNQHDEQVKLYKMELEQTYQAKLENAKLASDQNDKAAGAAREELKEARMRIESLSYQLSGLQKQASAAEDRIRELEEMMAGERDKFRKMLDAKEREMTEMRDQMQQQLTEYQELLDVKLALDMEISAYRKLLEGEEERLKLSPSPSSRVTVSRATSSSSSSSTSVIRSSRGKRKRIEAEELSGSGTSGIGTGSISGSSSSSFQMSQQASATGSISIEEIDLEGKYVQLKNNSEKDQSLGNWRLKRQIGDGEEIAYKFTPKFGVQMQVYLIAPLLFSCGRIRAAGAPEEISAHTL, from the exons ATGTCAGGCACCCCGAGCCGCGGCACCCCCGGCGGCACCCCGCTGTCGCCCACTCGCATCTCCCGcctgcaggagaaggaggagtTGCGGCAGCTGAATGACCGCCTGGCCGTCTACATCGACCGTGTGCGGGCGCTGGAGTTGGAGAACGACCGGCTGCTCCTGAAGATCTCCGAGAAGGAGGAGGTCACCACTCGCGAG GTGAGTGGAATCAAGAGTCTCTATGAGTCTGAACTGGCTGATGCTCGAAGAGTCCTGGATGAAACTGCCAAAGAGAGGGCCAGACTACAGATTGAAATAGGAAAACTGAGAGCAGAACTTGAAGAGCTCAACAAAAG ctacaaaaagaaagatgcagatTTTTCTGTGGCTCAAGGTCGCATTAAGGATCTTGAAGTGCTATTCCACAGAAGTGAAGCAGAACTCAATACTGTCTTGAATGAAAAACGCACTCTAGAAGCAGAAGTGGCTGATCTGCGTGCCCAGCTTGCTAAG GCTGAAGATGGTCATGCTGTTGCTAAGAAGCAATTGGAGAAAGAGACACTCATGCGTGTGGACCTGGAGAATCGGTGCCAGAGCTTACAAGAGGATCTGGATTTCAGGAAGAATGTGTTTGAAGAG GAAATAAGGGAAACAAGAAAACGGCATGAACATCGTTTGGTTGAGGTAGACACTAGTCGCCAGCAGGAGTATGAATCCAAAATGGCTCAGGCCCTAGAGGATCTACGAAATCAACATGATGAACAAGTCAAACTGTACAAAATGGAGCTAGAGCAGACTTATCAGGCTAAG CTGGAGAATGCCAAACTTGCCTCTGACCAAAATGACAAAGCTGCTGGTGCAGCTCGAGAAGAGTTGAAGGAGGCTCGCATGAGAATAGAATCTCTCAGCTATCAGCTTTCTGGCCTTCAGAAACAG GCTAGTGCAGCAGAAGATCGCATTCGTGAATTGGAGGAAATGATGGCTGGAGAGCGGGATAAGTTCAGGAAGATGCTAGATGCCAAGGAGCGAGAGATGACAGAAATGAGAGAccagatgcagcagcagcttacAGAGTACCAGGAACTGCTTGATGTTAAATTAGCATTGGACATGGAAATCAGTGCTTACCGAAAACTCttggaaggagaagaggaaag GTTGAAGCTGTCTCCAAGTCCCTCATCCCGTGTTACAGTCTCTCGGGCtacctccagcagcagcagcagcagtactTCAGTTATTCGCTCTTCCCGAGGCAAGAGAAAACGGATTGAAGCAGAGGAACTTTCAGGCAGTGGGACAAGTGGCATTGGCACTGGAAGTATTAGTGGCAGTAGTAGCAGTAGCTTCCAAATGTCCCAGCAAGCTTCAGCTACCGGAAGTATCAGCATAGAAGAGATAGACTTGGAGGGCAAATACGTGCAACTTAAGAACAATTCAGAGAAG GATCAGTCCTTGGGTAACTGGAGATTAAAGAGACAAATTGGAGATGGAGAAGAAATTGCTTACAAATTTACTCCCAA ATTTGGGGTGCAGATGCAGGTGTATCTCATAGCCCCCCTTCTGTTCTCGTGTGGAAGAATCAGAGCAGCTGGGGCACCGGAGGAAATATCCGCACATACCTTGTAA
- the LMNB2 gene encoding lamin-B2 isoform X2 codes for MSGTPSRGTPGGTPLSPTRISRLQEKEELRQLNDRLAVYIDRVRALELENDRLLLKISEKEEVTTREVSGIKSLYESELADARRVLDETAKERARLQIEIGKLRAELEELNKSYKKKDADFSVAQGRIKDLEVLFHRSEAELNTVLNEKRTLEAEVADLRAQLAKAEDGHAVAKKQLEKETLMRVDLENRCQSLQEDLDFRKNVFEEEIRETRKRHEHRLVEVDTSRQQEYESKMAQALEDLRNQHDEQVKLYKMELEQTYQAKLENAKLASDQNDKAAGAAREELKEARMRIESLSYQLSGLQKQASAAEDRIRELEEMMAGERDKFRKMLDAKEREMTEMRDQMQQQLTEYQELLDVKLALDMEISAYRKLLEGEEERLKLSPSPSSRVTVSRATSSSSSSSTSVIRSSRGKRKRIEAEELSGSGTSGIGTGSISGSSSSSFQMSQQASATGSISIEEIDLEGKYVQLKNNSEKDQSLGNWRLKRQIGDGEEIAYKFTPKYVLRAGQTVTIWGADAGVSHSPPSVLVWKNQSSWGTGGNIRTYLVNSDGEEVAVRSVTKSVVMRENEEEEDEAEFGEEDLFNQQGDPRTTSRGCSVM; via the exons ATGTCAGGCACCCCGAGCCGCGGCACCCCCGGCGGCACCCCGCTGTCGCCCACTCGCATCTCCCGcctgcaggagaaggaggagtTGCGGCAGCTGAATGACCGCCTGGCCGTCTACATCGACCGTGTGCGGGCGCTGGAGTTGGAGAACGACCGGCTGCTCCTGAAGATCTCCGAGAAGGAGGAGGTCACCACTCGCGAG GTGAGTGGAATCAAGAGTCTCTATGAGTCTGAACTGGCTGATGCTCGAAGAGTCCTGGATGAAACTGCCAAAGAGAGGGCCAGACTACAGATTGAAATAGGAAAACTGAGAGCAGAACTTGAAGAGCTCAACAAAAG ctacaaaaagaaagatgcagatTTTTCTGTGGCTCAAGGTCGCATTAAGGATCTTGAAGTGCTATTCCACAGAAGTGAAGCAGAACTCAATACTGTCTTGAATGAAAAACGCACTCTAGAAGCAGAAGTGGCTGATCTGCGTGCCCAGCTTGCTAAG GCTGAAGATGGTCATGCTGTTGCTAAGAAGCAATTGGAGAAAGAGACACTCATGCGTGTGGACCTGGAGAATCGGTGCCAGAGCTTACAAGAGGATCTGGATTTCAGGAAGAATGTGTTTGAAGAG GAAATAAGGGAAACAAGAAAACGGCATGAACATCGTTTGGTTGAGGTAGACACTAGTCGCCAGCAGGAGTATGAATCCAAAATGGCTCAGGCCCTAGAGGATCTACGAAATCAACATGATGAACAAGTCAAACTGTACAAAATGGAGCTAGAGCAGACTTATCAGGCTAAG CTGGAGAATGCCAAACTTGCCTCTGACCAAAATGACAAAGCTGCTGGTGCAGCTCGAGAAGAGTTGAAGGAGGCTCGCATGAGAATAGAATCTCTCAGCTATCAGCTTTCTGGCCTTCAGAAACAG GCTAGTGCAGCAGAAGATCGCATTCGTGAATTGGAGGAAATGATGGCTGGAGAGCGGGATAAGTTCAGGAAGATGCTAGATGCCAAGGAGCGAGAGATGACAGAAATGAGAGAccagatgcagcagcagcttacAGAGTACCAGGAACTGCTTGATGTTAAATTAGCATTGGACATGGAAATCAGTGCTTACCGAAAACTCttggaaggagaagaggaaag GTTGAAGCTGTCTCCAAGTCCCTCATCCCGTGTTACAGTCTCTCGGGCtacctccagcagcagcagcagcagtactTCAGTTATTCGCTCTTCCCGAGGCAAGAGAAAACGGATTGAAGCAGAGGAACTTTCAGGCAGTGGGACAAGTGGCATTGGCACTGGAAGTATTAGTGGCAGTAGTAGCAGTAGCTTCCAAATGTCCCAGCAAGCTTCAGCTACCGGAAGTATCAGCATAGAAGAGATAGACTTGGAGGGCAAATACGTGCAACTTAAGAACAATTCAGAGAAG GATCAGTCCTTGGGTAACTGGAGATTAAAGAGACAAATTGGAGATGGAGAAGAAATTGCTTACAAATTTACTCCCAAGTATGTCCTCAGGGCTGGGCAGACTGTAACA ATTTGGGGTGCAGATGCAGGTGTATCTCATAGCCCCCCTTCTGTTCTCGTGTGGAAGAATCAGAGCAGCTGGGGCACCGGAGGAAATATCCGCACATACCTTGTAAACTCTGATGGAGAG GAAGTTGCAGTAAGAAGTGTTACTAAATCAGTAGTCATGCGAGagaatgaggaggaagaggatgaagcAGAATTTGGAGAGGAAGACCTCTTCAACCAGCAG GGGGATCCCAGAACAACCTCTAGAGGATGCTCAGTgatgtga
- the LMNB2 gene encoding lamin-B2 isoform X1, whose product MSGTPSRGTPGGTPLSPTRISRLQEKEELRQLNDRLAVYIDRVRALELENDRLLLKISEKEEVTTREVSGIKSLYESELADARRVLDETAKERARLQIEIGKLRAELEELNKSYKKKDADFSVAQGRIKDLEVLFHRSEAELNTVLNEKRTLEAEVADLRAQLAKAEDGHAVAKKQLEKETLMRVDLENRCQSLQEDLDFRKNVFEEEIRETRKRHEHRLVEVDTSRQQEYESKMAQALEDLRNQHDEQVKLYKMELEQTYQAKLENAKLASDQNDKAAGAAREELKEARMRIESLSYQLSGLQKQASAAEDRIRELEEMMAGERDKFRKMLDAKEREMTEMRDQMQQQLTEYQELLDVKLALDMEISAYRKLLEGEEERLKLSPSPSSRVTVSRATSSSSSSSTSVIRSSRGKRKRIEAEELSGSGTSGIGTGSISGSSSSSFQMSQQASATGSISIEEIDLEGKYVQLKNNSEKDQSLGNWRLKRQIGDGEEIAYKFTPKYVLRAGQTVTIWGADAGVSHSPPSVLVWKNQSSWGTGGNIRTYLVNSDGEEVAVRSVTKSVVMRENEEEEDEAEFGEEDLFNQQVIRWFKKQMINLCLVSWINQVLDCGGPFNFCQL is encoded by the exons ATGTCAGGCACCCCGAGCCGCGGCACCCCCGGCGGCACCCCGCTGTCGCCCACTCGCATCTCCCGcctgcaggagaaggaggagtTGCGGCAGCTGAATGACCGCCTGGCCGTCTACATCGACCGTGTGCGGGCGCTGGAGTTGGAGAACGACCGGCTGCTCCTGAAGATCTCCGAGAAGGAGGAGGTCACCACTCGCGAG GTGAGTGGAATCAAGAGTCTCTATGAGTCTGAACTGGCTGATGCTCGAAGAGTCCTGGATGAAACTGCCAAAGAGAGGGCCAGACTACAGATTGAAATAGGAAAACTGAGAGCAGAACTTGAAGAGCTCAACAAAAG ctacaaaaagaaagatgcagatTTTTCTGTGGCTCAAGGTCGCATTAAGGATCTTGAAGTGCTATTCCACAGAAGTGAAGCAGAACTCAATACTGTCTTGAATGAAAAACGCACTCTAGAAGCAGAAGTGGCTGATCTGCGTGCCCAGCTTGCTAAG GCTGAAGATGGTCATGCTGTTGCTAAGAAGCAATTGGAGAAAGAGACACTCATGCGTGTGGACCTGGAGAATCGGTGCCAGAGCTTACAAGAGGATCTGGATTTCAGGAAGAATGTGTTTGAAGAG GAAATAAGGGAAACAAGAAAACGGCATGAACATCGTTTGGTTGAGGTAGACACTAGTCGCCAGCAGGAGTATGAATCCAAAATGGCTCAGGCCCTAGAGGATCTACGAAATCAACATGATGAACAAGTCAAACTGTACAAAATGGAGCTAGAGCAGACTTATCAGGCTAAG CTGGAGAATGCCAAACTTGCCTCTGACCAAAATGACAAAGCTGCTGGTGCAGCTCGAGAAGAGTTGAAGGAGGCTCGCATGAGAATAGAATCTCTCAGCTATCAGCTTTCTGGCCTTCAGAAACAG GCTAGTGCAGCAGAAGATCGCATTCGTGAATTGGAGGAAATGATGGCTGGAGAGCGGGATAAGTTCAGGAAGATGCTAGATGCCAAGGAGCGAGAGATGACAGAAATGAGAGAccagatgcagcagcagcttacAGAGTACCAGGAACTGCTTGATGTTAAATTAGCATTGGACATGGAAATCAGTGCTTACCGAAAACTCttggaaggagaagaggaaag GTTGAAGCTGTCTCCAAGTCCCTCATCCCGTGTTACAGTCTCTCGGGCtacctccagcagcagcagcagcagtactTCAGTTATTCGCTCTTCCCGAGGCAAGAGAAAACGGATTGAAGCAGAGGAACTTTCAGGCAGTGGGACAAGTGGCATTGGCACTGGAAGTATTAGTGGCAGTAGTAGCAGTAGCTTCCAAATGTCCCAGCAAGCTTCAGCTACCGGAAGTATCAGCATAGAAGAGATAGACTTGGAGGGCAAATACGTGCAACTTAAGAACAATTCAGAGAAG GATCAGTCCTTGGGTAACTGGAGATTAAAGAGACAAATTGGAGATGGAGAAGAAATTGCTTACAAATTTACTCCCAAGTATGTCCTCAGGGCTGGGCAGACTGTAACA ATTTGGGGTGCAGATGCAGGTGTATCTCATAGCCCCCCTTCTGTTCTCGTGTGGAAGAATCAGAGCAGCTGGGGCACCGGAGGAAATATCCGCACATACCTTGTAAACTCTGATGGAGAG GAAGTTGCAGTAAGAAGTGTTACTAAATCAGTAGTCATGCGAGagaatgaggaggaagaggatgaagcAGAATTTGGAGAGGAAGACCTCTTCAACCAGCAGGTAATAAGAtggtttaaaaaacagatgatTAACTTGTGTCTAGTCAGCTGGATTAATCAGGTATTGGACTGTGGAGGCCCCTTCAACTTTTGTCAGCTCTGA
- the TIMM13 gene encoding mitochondrial import inner membrane translocase subunit Tim13 has product MESGFGSDFGSAGGAGGKLDAGLIMEQVKVQIAVANAQELLQRMTDKCFRKCIGKPGGSLDNSEQKCIAMCMDRYMDAWNTVSRAYNSRLQRERANM; this is encoded by the exons ATGGAGAGCGGATTCGGCTCCGACTTCGGCTCTGCGGGCGGCGCAGGGGGCAAGCTGGACGCGGGGCTCATTATGGAGCAAGTGAAGGTGCAGATCGCCGTGGCCAACGCGCAGGAGCTCCTGCAG CGCATGACGGACAAGTGCTTTCGGAAGTGCATCGGCAAGCCGGGCGGCTCGCTGGACAACTCGGAGCAG AAGTGCATCGCCATGTGCATGGACCGCTACATGGACGCCTGGAACACAGTTTCCCGAGCCTACAACTCCCGGCTGCAGCGGGAGAGAGCCAACATGTGA